ctctctgcctctcagcctaggACCCTGGCCCCTCCCTCATCCTCCCTCCGAGGGCAAAGCTCCTGGACCAGGCAGCACAGACCTCAGGCAGACCTTCCATGGCTTCCTTGAGCTTCACAGACTTCTTGTCATGGGCACTGAAGAACTTGATGGGATTGGCCAGAGCCACGGTGAGATCTGGGTGCATAGGGGCATCCTGGGACTGGTGTGGAGTTGTCCCTGGAAGGCACCCCCATCCCACCTACCCCCAGACTATCCTATCATACCCAACTCTGGAGGTTGGCttgaggaggaagaggtggagtGGACCACCTACCTGCCCAGGTGTCAGGTACATAGTCCTTCAACTCCAGGAAGACAAAAAGGGCGGGCATGGTAAGGGGCAAGTTGCTCTCGCTATGCAGGCACAGATGGTGGTAGCCTGTTGGGCAGGAGGGGTTGGGCGGTAAGCCAtgcccaaggccacccagcaCTGTAGGAGCAGCCCAGTACTCAAGGCCTCTGGTTTAGAGGAAGGGAGACCAGAGTCTGAGTCTGGTTTTGTACCTTCCTCCTTATGTGACGTTGGGCAGTTTCCTTTAAAGCTCTTGAGATTTTCTTTAGCTGTGAAATGGGGTGAATAGGATCTCCCTCATGTGGTTATGGTTAGGATTAAGTGAGAAAGTGTTATAAACCCATAACTCATCTTAGGTTTCCCATAAGTATCAGGTCCTTGGTAAATTGCCCCAGTAGTTCCAGAAAATTATAGGCATTCTGTGGCAGAGGCCCCACTGCTGTCAGTTTCCTCTTCTTGCCCCAGTCCTTCTACGTGAGAGGATTAGGTAAGGTCTCAGGGACACCCCCAGAAGCTGCTGCAGCGCTGGGACAGGCTCCTAATGCTGGCCTTGGTCTCAGACTGACTAGCAACAGCAAAGAAGGACTCCATCCTTACCAGAATTCAGGGCATTAATGGGGATGATGCGGTGTCCAAGAAATTTGTTGCCTTCCTCCAGTACAGCCACCCTGAGGGATGCCAGCTCAGGCATCAAGATCTAGGGAGAGTTTGGGACAGgacaagctggggaggggagaggatggcCATGCTGCCCACGTCCCTGGCTTCAGAAGTCTTAGTGTCAGTGTGAGAACATGGCAGGTGTTACCAGATTTGGCGAGGACAGAGGGCACACTCTTAGGCCACACACATAGGCATCCTCTTAGCTCATGCCATGGCTGGTCCACACAGGGGAGAAGGGTTGGCTAGGCAGCCCAGGGCTTGGGGGTCCTGGTGCAGACAGTCCTGAACAGCCTTACCAATGAGTATTGAATCAGGACAAAAGACCCCTGCTGGACTGGGACTCTGTACCCTGGACTAGGAGTTCACATTTCTGCCTCTCATCCTAACATGAACACACATGTGCGTGAACACACGTGCACCTGcgcgtgcacatacacacacagattcaCACATAAAATTGTTCAGTAAGTAAATTTCAGTAAATGTGAATTTTGGACTCTTAAAAATCAGGAGGGCACAGGGCGAGGGGTAGGGAGAGTTGAAAAATCAAGGACTGTTATTTAGTTCTCTTTTCTATGAGTAGAGGCCAAGAAGTGGGGACAGATCCCAGCCCTTGCCATGCCCTAGCTCCCCACCTTCTCAAAGACAAAAGGCTCCTCCTTCCAGACAGGATTGATGGAGTTGGCGGTGGGTGACAGCTTCGTGCGATAGCGCCTCTTGGGGTCCCCGGGAAGGCCAAAGAGTTCCACTTCCACATATGTGCGCACACTGCGATCTGACAGGAACTGTCCAGAGATGACCTGGGGACCCATGGGAGGCCAGCCTCAGCTCtctaccaccccccacccagagcTCTTGCCTCTAACCTAGAGCCTCTAGCTCCTGGAGCTGAAGCACCTGTTCTTGGCTACTGTGAAGAACCCCATCCAGCTGGGGCCATGTGGCTCAAGGACTTCGGCTAAGCTCTGGGCCACTAGGTGCTTCCAGCATTCAGGGAAGAGTCATGggcctccccaccttcctccccaggcaaagaaggaaaacagcaCCCTCCCTCCCCGAGGTCCTGGGGCTCCTGCAGCCCCACTCTGcccactcttctcccctcccccaccccagcctcagcCCTTCCCCTTGGTTTCCATGGGGACCAAGAGGCAGCCTCCAGTGCTGAGGAGGAGGCAGTTTCCAAGGCAACTCTCTACTGCAAGAACTGGCTTGGGCTGAAGTTTTCAGGATAtcaggggagggggttgggagtggAGGAGTAGAGCTCCTGTGTCCCAGCCCTCCCAGCCACATGTCTGCCTCAGGGGCTTGCCGTGATGGAAAGGGTGGTAGCCACCACCACGTCGATGCGGTCCACTGAGAAGGGGTTGAACTGCTTGTCCGGCCGCCGCATGAACTCATGCTTGAGGAGGTAGCCACTCTGCCCGTTGAACTCAAACAATGCCATGTTCTGCTGCATGGGCAGGTCTGGGGAGGGGGTTGTGAGACAAGGGCACTCTGTGAGCAAGGCCCTGCCCCACATCTGCACCTAGTCTCGATCTCCTACGTCCCTCAGCCTCTCCCGTCTTGTGGAACGGGAAGCTTGGGTGGACTAGAATGATGAGGGATTCTCATGACCCAGCCTGTTTCTCTAGGGTGTCTCATCACTCAGGAAGGCTCGACAGGTGGAAGTTAGCGGAAGCAAGGCCACGGTCGGTCCATTACTCACAGTGGAGGCTGAGACCAGTGAAGCCAGGGTTTCTGTGGGCTCATTCAGGCACAGCAGCCAGAACTTGGGCCAGCACTCTGGCCTCATCACATGTGTACTCACTCATACATGTGCCATCATATAGGCGCGAGCCAAGGCATTTATATCCCTAACCGCTGACATGCCCACATGTGCTACCACAGCCTCAGCCAACCTCAGGACTCCAGGTCTGTTCTAAAGACAACCCCCCAGGAATGGGGTGAAagtaagagaggcagagagcggGTGCAGGTTCTTAGGGGCCTCGGAGTACCCTCACCCATGGTCTGGAAGTTGAGGGCCACCATCTGGCAACCGGCGTTCCAGAACATCTGGGGCATGTAGTTGGAGGAGTCCATGCGTGTGCCCTTCGGGTAAATGCGACTCATCTGGCGCTTGTTGTAGCTACCTGGGAGTTGAGGAGCTAGCCCGAGGCCTGTCCACACCCGGAGGACCCAGCAGCTCCCTCTGTGCACCCTGTCCCCaggccttccccaccccaccgccccaccTGGGGACCCTGGCTAGGGAGGCCTCAAGGATACTCCACGAACTGCACTGAGGCCTTGGAGAGCAGGTCATAGGCCTTGAGCTCTGTGAAGGACGAGATGACgtaacttctgtttttctctgtgtgggagagaaaggtgggggggggctgtCAGGTGGGTTCCCCCGACCCcggccctcctccctgccctcccttctgGGGTAGCTCCCTCCAGCACAGACATCCCTTCAACCTAGCAATCCCCCCAGGCTCAAGTGTTGAAGAGGCCAAACTGCTATGCAGTCTGGGTGGGTAACGGTGGGCTGGGGGTGAAGGATATGGGCGGGAGATATGCACGCGGAGGGGGTGTGGGCCACAGTTCTGGAGGGTGAGGGGCGCAAGCCTGGGATGGCACAGAGAAGGGGAGCCCAGGGGGTCAGGAAGACGGGAGGATGTGCAGAGGGTGAGCACTCAAGCTTTGGCTGAAACGTGAGGGCTGGGGCCATGGGTGGGAGGTGTAcactggaggtgggggggggcaggcatgCCCGGGGTTGGCCTAGGTGGGGGCTGCGGACTGCGGGTTCCAGGCCCTAGCAGTCAGTGCGGTAGAGGCCTACACTGCACAAGTGTGTGTAGAAAAAGGTGTCCACCTCAGGGGCACGCCCCGCTGAGAAGAGCAGTGAAGCTAAgtagtgtgtgtgcacacagagagggagggtTGCGAGGGAGGGGCAGATGTACCCTGGCCGGTTTCTCTGCCTGTGGCTCTTCTCTGGAGCTCTGACGCCCTGCCCTGCGGGGTCAGTGCTCCTGGGCGTGGGCCAGCCCCAGGCACCATTTGGCCCCCCAGGAGCCACAGAGCCTGCAGGAGGCTGCAGGAGCCCCAGGCCAGTAGGGTTCAGATGGCCTGTCCTAAGTGGCCTGCCTGTCACCGACACACTCCAGAGCATTCTGGTTGGTGCCAAGTGCCTTAGTACAGCACAGGGAAGCTAGGAGCCACTGCCACTGAAAAAAGCCCTTTGCCTGCCTCCTCTGCTGGCTCTTTCTATAAATAGAGCCCCCACGTCCAAGAAAGGGgggttcccttttccccttcctcccacccatcCAGCTGCTCTACTGTCAGGACATACTTCTCAAGGGCCTTCTCCTGAGTCCAGCCTAGCTTCCCGCTAGCATTTTCCTCCCACCACGTGCTCACTTACGGGCAGAGAACTCAAAGGAGATGAACTTGGTGGGCTGGATGTAATTCACTAGGCTGGACATCTCCTCGTAAGCTGTCACCTCTAGGCCTGCTGTGCCctagggaggagaggggaggatggagaaggggaGGGCAACCCAGGGAGGTGGCCCCATGCCAGCTCCTGGAGGGCTCCGCCCTGGGGACAGCAGGAGGGGTTCGGGGCTGCCCCCTACACACCTCATCCGACTGCATCTTCTTGAGCTCCTCCTCATCCAAGTTTCccgactcctcctcctcctcttccacctcttcctcctccggCTCTGCCCCGTCCTCACCAGCCCACACTGCCACACGCACATCTTTCAGCACTGGGACCACGGTCCCTACACGTGGCCTCCAGGCccagcccctctctccccctctaggCGCTTCCACACCCCAACCCCTCGCCACCCGGGCTGACACACCTGGGTCCTCTCCCACCGAGGCTCTGGGTGGGCAGTTGTTCTCAGCACCCCCACCCGGCTCCTTGCTGGGGGTTGCTGGGACAGAAAACTGGTTCTTTTTGTTCTTGATGAGGATCTTGCCTCGGAGATcctcagggctgggcagggggatGCCTGGTTTCAACTGTGGGAGAGAGATGGTCAGCACCATCTCCATGCCTTCAGGGTGCAGCCTAAGCTCCTTCTTCCCAAGCTGTGTTCCATCTGCCCTGCCTGTTCTCCTGCCCTGCTTCGCCTCCCACAATTTCCCCCATCTTGAGCGGTGCTCCTGCCATCCCAACTTACCCAGTTTCCTCAGACAACACTCTTCTCCCTCACTTGCCTAGAATGCCATTTCCTTACTCTCATCAAGATAAATCCAGTTACCCCTTGGATTCCAGCTTGCCAtcctttcctccaggaagccctccctgatgcCCAGGTACTCCCATAGCAGCCACTGGTTGCGCTGGCTTGGTTACTTGTTTATGGCCCCACTAAAGGTGAGTGACCTGAGAGCTAGGACTGTGTCTTTGTCACTAACAGGCCCCTTaaagcccagcacagtgcctgacacatggtaagTGATAGGATCCTGGCCCCACAATCCTCCCAGATAAATCCCAGCATCCTCTGGGGACATCTGCCTCCTTAACCTGGCCACCACGCTTCCccaggccccctgcccccaggcccagaTGTCCCATAGTGAAGTCCACTCACTGGGAACTTTTCCAAGGGCTCTGTGAGCAGCATCTCCCCAAACGTCATCCGGCAGTATTCAGCCATCTTGGCCTGTTGGCGGGGTCTGCAGGGAGCAGAACTGACGTAGGGTTCAGCAGCTCCACCCCCTCTTGTCCATCCTTCTGGACCCCTGACCCAGGTCATCTCATTGGGGATGCAGGGAGGTAGGGACATAGGCAGCAGAGCCTGAGGTCCTGAGGAGCTTGTATGAACACCCTGGGCGGTGGGAGAGCTGCAGGGCATGActagaggtgggggagggctgcGGGAAAGCAGATGCGGGCAGGAGATGGGgacaggggagagaaggaggccaAACAGGTCTGGTCTGATACGCACGAGTCCACATGGTTTTCAAATGACAGAATGACAGGATAGGGGGAGGTCTTAAAGGCACTTTCTGCAATGGCTTCAAttgcttcctggaggagaagaGGGCCAGGTGGGGAGGTGGTCAGTGGCCCAGGTCCctcctcacccaccccaccccaccccacccctgcccccagcggCACCCTTCTCCACTCCCCAGTTTCAATATGCAGAGAACTGGAGGGTCCCTGTTGGCCCTGTCTCCTAGGGTCCCCTCTAGTCCCCTCACTGATCTGAGGCCTCCCAGccatccttcttttctattttcaccCGCTCCCCTAATCCCTACACTGGGGCCCTTCCCTAGTGCCACTGCCACCAGCTTCCATGCCCGCCCCGAGTCTGACCTTGAAGTAGATGTCTGTGGTCATGGTGAAGCCATGGGTGATAATGGGCTCCTCGTCAGGGGGCTTGCCCTTCCAGCAGTCCAGCTCCACGCAGCGGCAGCCGGCCAGCAGCACCTGGCGGTACATCTCGGCCGACGACAGGCCAGAGAACTGGCCGGCTGAgccagagcagaggggagaggccgGTCCAGCTCGCCCCCGCCCACTCCCACACCGTCTGTCCTTTTGCAGCCCGCTGGCTCGCCCCGCAGAGGGATGGATTCAGGGGAACAGGAGCTGCACCCACACCCCAAGAGGAGAGAGCACCCTGGTCACCTGTCAGGTAAGTGTTGTGTGAGGAGTTGATGAAGTAATGGTTGAGGGGCTGCGTCATGTCCTGGTGGAGAAGCAGCTTGTCCTGGGCCAGCACGCTGTTCTCAGGCCCGCAGAGAAACCACACCATGCCCTCGGGGGAGAGCTGGCCTGGGGGTGCGGGGCAGAGGCCGGAGGGGAGAGCTGTCAGGGTTGCAGCCCCTGAGCAGGGCGGGTCAGgccacagaggggaggggctcCCTGAGTCCTCACCCCTCTGCACGTTGATGCCACTGGGCTCATACTTGTCGATGAGGCCCCGCACCTGGTCAGGCCGTGCCAGTGGAAACAGCAGAGAGTTGAGACGGGGGTCCCTCTGTTTCTGGTTGATGAACTTGGTCAGGTGTTCTTTGGTCATGTAGGGTTTGGCCTTGGCGTGGCTGCAAGCCAGAGAGGGCACAGGTCtgtggcccccccaccccggggctaGAGAGCACGGACTACCGCCTTCTCCAGAAAAGCCACCTAATTCCCAGCAAGGCAAGGGGATTTTAGccaccagccccttccccaggcccagcccaaACACGGAAGCTCACTAGGAAGTGAAGATCTCGTCTATTTCTGGCCGAGGACAGAGGCTCATGAGGAAACTCTTGTAGACGGATTCTGGGAAGTCCTCAGGATTGATGGCATCGTTCTGGGGGAAGAATGACCTGATCATTGCTGCACCCACCTTTTCCATGCTAAAAACCACAAATGAAGCCCAGACCTGTACAAGGGAGCCTGTCAGAGGGAGGGCTcagggcaggcagagcagcacgGAGCAGGCTCCTGAGCACCCACTTTTCAAGGGGCTggttgctgagcagagagcatgctgAGCTGGTCTGTCTTGACCCTGAACTTGGACACTGGCTAGTCCCTTGGCTGGGGCAGGATCAGAACTAGGAACAAccacagaaggaagaagaaagggttAGAAGTAAGCAGGTCTGCCAGAGCTGTGGgtggtcttctttctttctttctttcttttttttttaagtagagggCAGATGTTCCAAAAGAGGTATCTCGAA
This Mustela nigripes isolate SB6536 chromosome 13, MUSNIG.SB6536, whole genome shotgun sequence DNA region includes the following protein-coding sequences:
- the PLCB2 gene encoding 1-phosphatidylinositol 4,5-bisphosphate phosphodiesterase beta-2 isoform X5 — its product is MSLLNPVLLPPKVKAYLSQGERFIKWDDETTIASPVILRVDPKGYYLYWTYQSKEMEFLDITNIRDTRFGKFAKIPKSQKLRDVFNMDFPDNNFLLKTLTVVSGPDMVDLTFHNFVSYKENVGKSWAEDVLALVKHPLTANASRSTFLDKILVKLKMQLNPEGKIPVKNFFQMFPADRKRVEAALSACHLPKGKNDAINPEDFPESVYKSFLMSLCPRPEIDEIFTSYHAKAKPYMTKEHLTKFINQKQRDPRLNSLLFPLARPDQVRGLIDKYEPSGINVQRGQLSPEGMVWFLCGPENSVLAQDKLLLHQDMTQPLNHYFINSSHNTYLTAGQFSGLSSAEMYRQVLLAGCRCVELDCWKGKPPDEEPIITHGFTMTTDIYFKEAIEAIAESAFKTSPYPVILSFENHVDSPRQQAKMAEYCRMTFGEMLLTEPLEKFPLKPGIPLPSPEDLRGKILIKNKKNQFSVPATPSKEPGGGAENNCPPRASVGEDPVWAGEDGAEPEEEEVEEEEEESGNLDEEELKKMQSDEGTAGLEVTAYEEMSSLVNYIQPTKFISFEFSAQKNRSYVISSFTELKAYDLLSKASVQFVDYNKRQMSRIYPKGTRMDSSNYMPQMFWNAGCQMVALNFQTMDLPMQQNMALFEFNGQSGYLLKHEFMRRPDKQFNPFSVDRIDVVVATTLSITVISGQFLSDRSVRTYVEVELFGLPGDPKRRYRTKLSPTANSINPVWKEEPFVFEKILMPELASLRVAVLEEGNKFLGHRIIPINALNSGYHHLCLHSESNLPLTMPALFVFLELKDYVPDTWADLTVALANPIKFFSAHDKKSVKLKEAMEGLPEKPFPLGSPIVRPVNGALAPTSNGSAGMHRSILPQNGRALTSPAVPTEISPQNTLSLGMRKTAGKVRCRGSILPHPPHQGSGRSRPEPTPHPYPGTPVSPPCGSCSSWGQGQGGGYERSYGAPDRQPGGAAGAEGRPEAAAAAREGAAGPGAARRAALGGAAAEGRGGAGRAGAAQRGGLRGPPARPRQGLSKEEDPAVRGGRRARAGRGPRGLRGRGRACA